The DNA region TTAGCTGTAAACAAAACACTATTGGGCACCGGTAAAATTAGAAATGTAGCgcaattaccccccaccccatcagttTCAACTTGACTGGAAGAGCCTTCAAAGTTAGCTGTACACACACATAAATGGTTGCAGTTCCACGAACGTCCGCTGAAGCTGCAGGTCTTGCAAAGAGTCTCCACCGGGGGACTCGTAGTGTGAATGAAGCCCGCAGAGGCGCCACGAGGGCAAGGCGGAGCTGCGGTGAGGTGTCAGTCAGGAGCTACAATCCACTCAGAGCCGCTTCGGGCACCAGCCGCGTGTGCTTGGGCCAGGCTCCTGCCGCCggggtgggaagggagcggggcCGGCTGGGCAGCTCGGAGCGGTGCAGGCGGCGGGTGTGTCGGGCCCGGCCGCTCAGCGCGAGTGCTGCAGGGCGAAGGCGCACTTCTTGTAGGCGGCGTAGAGCAGCAGGATGGCCCGCAGCATCTGCCGGCACATGGCCACGGCCATGCGGACCTGCGGCTCGCGGAGCCCGCGGGGCCAGCGCTGCCGGGGGCTGATCACTTGGCAGAAAGCCGAGCGCTCCGACACCCGGAACGAGCCGGTCCAGCGCGGGGGCTGCGCCGTCACCAGGCGCCCGAAGACCGAGTCCAGCCCGCTGAGCCGCACAGCCTGGGGCTTGCGCAGCGCCGCGCTCCGCTGCGGCTCCCCCGccggcaggccgggccccttggCGCCCGGCTCCAGCACCAGGCTGAGCCCCTGGAAGCACAGCTGCACCTCCAGGTCCGCGGCCGCGCTCTGCGGGCAGCAGCCGCGCGGCGCCGCCCGGAACGGGTGCTTGGTGCACGGCCGGGGGGTGGCGCCCCGCAGCCACTGCAGGGACTCGTCCAGCGGCGACCAGGGAGCCCACAGCTGGTACCCGCCGGCCATAGCCCCCGCCAGCCACCCCGCAGCGGCTAGCGCCGCCAGCCCAGCTGCATCTTTCCTCCGCCGGGCGCCTGGCAACCCATTGTGACGCCGCGTTCGGCTTGGAACCCGCGCTCCCACccgcccctccagccctgcccagcttCCTCCCCGCGCCCTCATACTCTGCCTCCCCCAGGTCTCCCCTGACCCTAGCTGTCCCCCCTGAGCACTCGCGTTTGATCTCTGCCCTCTTTCAAACACCTGTCTGCTCTAGGTGCTTCCTGATAGGAAGCATCCTCACTGTAGTGCCTGTGACAGTAGCAAGCCTAGTCAGGTACAGGTCCCGgagcctgctgcactctgcaaAGATGGTGCATGTGGTCAAAGGCAGCAGCATCCTCTTTGGGGCCTCTGCATCAATCCTTGGGCTGAACGCGCCAGGGGCAGAATCTTGCCCAGTTATGTGGTACCCATGTCTTGACCACTGAGACCAAGGGGTTGTGTGAAAAGTCATGCATACAAATTCTGCACTTATGTGTAATTACTGCAGTTTGCTATGTCCTTAGCAGCATCTTTGAGGTCTCAGCCACTTGCCCAGTTTCAACTACCATTTTCACACTGGTCACTTAGGAATTTACCTGACAATTCCTGACCGGCCTCCATCTATTTCTACATCTCAGTCTCTCTTCAACATATCATCATAGATACCTTGTTGCTAATTTAATATGGCTAAAACCAGCCTTACTGTCCCTCCCAACTCCTCTTCTCCACTTATTCTCTGACAAGCATGTGTAAGTAAGACAAATGTTTTCTGGCAACTAGGGATCATCTTTGGTTTGTCACATCCAAATGTTCTCTAAATACTGCAGTTTCTTCCTCCGGAATATCTCATAGCCATTCTCTTTCTATTCCTACAGCTAAAATTCACCATGTCCTGGCTTGATTATTATACCTTCCTCTTCTCTCATCTCCCTAATACCCATATTGCCTTCCTCCAGTCCATACAAATTATAGccactaaggacttgtctacactggcgctttacagcagcACTGAAGTGTGGACAGTGCATTAATGCTGGTCACTACACCCCTCATGGAggtaggtaggggtgtgtgtgtgtttagagcgctgggagagctctctctcccagagctctgccgtgaccacacaagccatgttaaagtgctgccattgtagtagactagccctaagatcATCAATGCTCAACTCCTTTTTTGCCCCAACTTCCTAAAGTTAATCTTCTGCATCAAGCTTAAACTTCCTTCTTGTGCCTTAAAGGCCCTTGCAAAGTCTTGAATCTCTACCaaaacatttttccccaaaagttTTAGCTAAGCAGGTATTACTATTTATTCAGAGTCCTAAAAACTTTTTCCCCAAATCAGACTTCATTTCCTGCATGCTTATGGGAAGTGTAATCTTTAAAGTTTTTCTTGTATAAAAAGGCAAAGGGGATAaactaggttgttttttttttcctttacttcCCATCAGATGTGTCTAATAACATCTGTAGGGGCaaatgtttccattataaacagTTCCAGGCTTTGTGTGTGTACCGTAAAAGCACTGGGGTTCTGGGCCTAGGAAGAAAGATGCTTCATGGATTTGTGCTATATTTGAGAGGTGATGCAAGTGGAGATGAAATTTGGTGTAACTATATATGCTCATTTGGAGGaggtaggttttgtttttttttttttttgctaacagGAAGAATGTCCTTTAAGTGTCAGCACTGGTTTTTCCCACTACTTCGTTTTGCATGTTAGTTGCTATCACTGCTGAACCCCTCTCTTCTGTCCCCTCAGTTTATCACTGGGGGACACCCGATGTCACCTCTGAATGTGACCCAGTCTTCTGTGGTTTTGATTTGGACATCCTGATAAATATAAGAATCACCTCAGTCTTCACCAATGTTGGCCCTAGTACTAAACCTTTTCGTGGGGAAAAATTCCCTCTGACTCCAGTGTCtgctttgcctgaataaggattgCCAGATCAGGCTGTGTGGATGTGGGTATGGGTgtgccccccccgccctcccggGTCTCACTAGGTTTGGAATGCTTTGACTAAATTCTCCTTTTCATCCATATTGGGGTTACTGCAGATAAATCATGGGAGTTGTAGAGTGTCCTTTGAAAACTCCTATTATACAGATGGCTACATTCCATGGTTCTGTACAGATCCAGAAATGTTATAGTAGTTGCTGTAGAAATCAACAAAAAAAGGTAACCGTGAACAACAAAATGGTCTGAAAATAACATACACTCAGAAATAAGACATGAGGTTTCAAGAATGAATCAGCTCTCAAATGCTTATCTGGCAAACGCACAAACACAGATAATGTGGTGCCCAGGGAAGTTTAATTAGTGCTGTACGTGATGTGTCTCAATTCATATTCAGGAGGGAATGTTAGATGCCTATTTAGATGTGACTGGATGGCCAGAGCCATGCTATGATACTGGGCAGTCACAAAACTAGTATTGGTCTTAACTGGCAGCTGAGCTCACAAAGAATAACTTTAAAAGTTTCCAGGGAATAATTTGCTCAATTTAGTCAGGTTTGTTTTTGATTTGGTGTTGGCTGGCTTACTCACCACCATAAACCAGAACTATTTCAAACCTTCTTTTCAAAGATCTTGTAATCTGTTGCTATCTGACACACAAATGCTTGTAACTATCAGGGCATTTTAGGCTACGTCAAAAACATTCATGCCGTTGAAAGTATGTTAAGGGTCCATTGGAAACACAAGCACAGGAACATCTGAAATACTGTAGGTCTGTCTATGAGAATATAAGACAAAATGAGTGgtctaatatcttttattagacaactgctgttggtgaaagagagaagcttgagcaacacagagctctttATTTCACCATCAGctgtcggtccaataaaagatatcacccaccttctctctcatattctgggatcaacatggctacatgTAGCAAGGTCACAAGGCTCACCAGCTTGATGCCTTCTGCTGGCTGTCTTGGGGAATAAGCTCTTTGCCGGCCGAtgtctcacctgccactggcctcTGATCCTTCCTGGGCCCCGATGCCCTTTATCTCAGGGTTTTGCCCTCCGCAGTACCaaggaacccccaaccctctatccccaccttgcctcagtggctactccCAGTCGTCATCTAGCCCCCCTCCTTGGGGCAGTCTTTAAAGGCCACtctgtaggagcaggattttataattgtactgtgaggattaatgtatgatttgatttcatcctgtcagccaccttttttgaatagcagaaaggaatgacagaccagaacaatccttatgactgattatggtcatccttttgttttaggataagttataatgtctactatAGTTTTCCATATGTTCTACAAATTAGGCattctagttaaatatacatttctttgttttaaggttcaGAAAGTAAGAGATAGGATcttgtattgtgtctatgttaaggagattagaggaGCATTGAACGCCTGAAGCCccaatgtgaattgttttagttTTAAGATTTAGCAAGGCTTGATTTACAATGTAGTCTGCTGAATATAAAACGCTGCTGTCCTCTGAAGGTTTCTGTAAGagattgtgtgaatgaggaatacatgtatcaggaaaagataaggtatgaaggccattgttataacCAAATGGTCAAGGAAGGAGTGAAGAAACTTAACTTGACACCATCAATGTGCATCCATAATGAAGAGAGCAGATTGACAACCCTGAGGTGAAGGCTGGCACCCTAAGGACAATTGATTAAATCTAAACCAGGACAAGATGACCCTCTCAGAGGTGTTATGGAATGTTAACATCAAAAGATACACCAGTTAAGAAGTAACCCAGTGACAAACTGACACAGCAAgatccatagacttcaatggagcaaAGACTATAAGAACAGGGTGCTCTGCCATGGAGCtttgggttcagtcctgcaaagcctcgGAGCATCGGATCGCGACGGACAAGAGCCCAGCTCCTCACTTGTGCTCAGTCTAACTGACCATTAGATTAACTTGAGCTACAACAGACTGATAACTatataaacatcaactggcaggaGTGTGAGTGactaaaaagcatatgctaactgttgtattttcaataaatgtggTGTATTTCCCTCCCCCGCAAAGATCCCGTGTGCTTTGTATAGCATAACAACTTATCGTTGGCAAAGGGGTCGGATCAGCTGCCCCTGCATATTCCCAGGCTACGCCTCCCAGCCCCAGTACTTGCGTAGGCCTTTATTAAGGCCTCAGCGtagggagttgccaggctggagctccccagctcctcttgcccttcCCTAGCTCTGCTCTGCTTCAAGTACCCTGTTCCCATGCAGCTAAGGCCTTCTTCCTCCAAGGTTGGAGCTAGACTGACCCAGTTCCTCCCTAAGCCCTTAGAACAGGGTCAGGTGtggcctgattggagcatggccccagctgtggctgcttccccaatcagcccagccttttTTCTAAGAGCGAGGTAACTGCCCCCCTATACTACAACAAACTGATTATATGATGGATTCACATTCCCAAGGTATATTTTACCTTCCATGTGATATCAAAACAGAATTGAACTACTTGACAGCAATGTTAGGATATTCTACTCATGTATTTGGCCACTTTTGCAGAAAATATTGTTATGAATAAAAGGCAGGTTATGACTAATACTTAATCAGTGTCTGACTAATCAAGAATAAGCTAATATGGGCCTTCTTAATTTACTTTGAATAAATTCATTTTGGATTAATTTCTCAGGGGAGAAATTAATTTATTGAAATAAGATGTAATTAATATTCAATGCACCTACAGATCAGTGCAAGCCAGGGGCTTTTTGTAAAAGCAATTGTGATACTcttcaaaatgttcatttttctgATGTCAAGCATAATATGAATACTTTTTTAAGTATGAGCAGTACACTTTCATGACCCacaatttaaaatatgaaatactTCAATTTTTAGCTCAAGAGCTATAgtaggggtaggcaaactatggcacatgtgtcaaaggcagcatgcgagttgattttcagtggcactcacactgcccgggtcctggccaccggtcccgggggctctgcattttaatttaatttttaaatgaagcttttaaaacattttaaaaaccttacttattttccatacaacaatagtttagttatatattatagacttatagaaagagaccttctaaaaatgttaatgttttgctggcatgtgaaaccttaaattagagtgaataaatggagactcagcacaccacttctgaaaggttgctgaccccgatcTATGTTATACACATGGTGAataacaattttttaatgtttcattttgccCGCGTTCAGACACATGTACACTCATTGCTTAGTTATCCCTTGGTTTCCCCATGATGAAATATAGGTCACCAAAACATGGTCTACATGTTTCATACATTTACTTAACTGCTTCTGGTTCTCCATGCTGACCACTACACACATGGCTTCTTCACCTAAAATTCAATCTTTTAAACTTTTCCCACTGGAGAGACTTACTCTTGTGAGTCTGACTCTGCATCTCATCATAACCTGATGGGAAGCCTTCTTTCTCATCCTTATCTCTTCTGTATATATCCTATGAAATAGAAAAGACTCTTTTTATTGCTGCGAAGTAGTCTTTTTAATGCTTCCCACACTTTTCAGTGGAAAACCAGTGAAATGAGAAACAAGGTGCAACCCAAAAGTGATATTAGGAATCAAATTCATGGAGGCTGCATAGATCAAGAAACTGCCAATAGGATATGAAACTTTTAATATCTAGGCCATGCTTGCTTCTACATCCAAGTCAATAGTAACAAGCCCAGATCAACAAAGATACTTTGGCACTGCAACACTGAGAATCacagcacctagaaaatcacaggaacaacactgatcTACTAAGGCAGTGttccccaaacttgggatgctgtttgtgtagggaaagcccctgacaggcggggccggtttgtttatctgccacgtccgcaggtccagTTGACTGTGGCTCCCAtgggccgtggtttgctgctgcaggccaatgggagccgctggaagcggcatgggcccagagatgtactggccactgcttcccacagctcccattggcccagagcagtgaaccatggctcgtgggagccgcgatcggctggacctgcagacgcggcaggtaaacaaaccggtccggcctgccaggggctttcgctACACAAACGGCATccgaagtttgggaaacactgcgcTAAGGCACTTAAGCTTCCTATACAATGGATGGGGAGCGATGGATGCCTTAAACTGATCTACAAAAGCTAGCACGCTAAGTGGGGAGCCACCTAAACCAGAGGTGTTGACGAGATGGGTGTGTGCTAAGTCCATCCCCTCTCTTGAAGATAGGAGCCAAAGTCTGGGCTTCAGGGAGGCACCACTTGGAGGTGGCTTAAGAGTGAAAGATGTTTCTTGTGGAAATGAGTTACGAGCCTGCCTCACTccacaaaacagccagaggaggAAGGTTTCAGAGTCAATCTCTGTCAAGggtccagagagagagactctgtagTCCAGTAGTTTAGGGCATCCACCTGGGAGGTTGGAGGCCTCCCACGTTTTTCTGCTGgctgatttgggggtgggggagaggaaactGAATCTGGATCTTTCACATCTCAGGCAAGTGTGCTAACTACAAGGTAGGCACCAATGGTAGCATTACAGCCATCTCCTTCTGTGgctaggtttttgtttttgttttcctttgaaatGAGACCTGATCTGGTAGACCTCTGAGCACTCCTACCAGAATGGGCCCCACACTTGACATAAACACTTGTCTTCCCCTGGTTCATGAATCTTTTTCTGGGGTTCAGGTAGGAGATAGTACCCTCAACCCTAGAAGGAGACAGCAATGttcatgcccagaggcagaaacatagatgTCTAGAGAATATttactttgaaaatgtaggcactAGGtcagtttaggtgcctacaagaTTCAGCTGAAACTTTGTGGCTCGCAGTGGAGCCAAAAGTGAGGCTTGGACTTCTAAACCTGACACTCGTGCTTTAGCACCTTTGTGAATCTCCACCTTAGTCACTACCATCTGATGGTTGTCCACTGGtatgaaataaactggaggtctCACCTAGTGCCTAATGGAAAGGCGTTCACATGAACTGCTGCCAAATTTGGCAGTAACTGGCACCCTTGctagcagcctcagcagagagaccAGATGGGCTAGAAAACTGAACTATTATCCCGAGACATGGTCCCTAGAGCAGGACTGAGGAATAATGGTCGTCTGAGGAGAAGATCACCCTTCTGTGGCTCAGGGTCTACCTGCTTTGTGGCTAAATAGAGGAGTTCAGAGCTGatacctttcatgagcactaaatacACAGATTTAAAAGACAACATGCAAGAGGAATGAAACAAAAAGCAGGTGGCATTGCTAAACCTGAGTCTATCAAGCTTCCCATTTAACAGGTTTTCTAAGTATTAATTAGatatagttttaaaaattaatcctaTTGAAATCCTTGGGTGGTTGAAGGGGGTATCCAGGAAAAGAGGGGGTGGGCCAAATGCCACTATGTTCCAGCTGCTGGAACTGTCTTTTGAGGTCATAGGCAACTGGGCACAAATTAGCTCATCGCTTAGCAAGCAAATTAACTTTGCCAGGGGCTGATCTGTTCAGCCTCTGGATCAGTGGACCATAAAGAGGGTGTAATGCTACCTTTGTCCTTAGCTCCTTGATTCGATGCTGAGCGTGTGTGGCCAACCCAGAGTATAGTTACTGTTCAGAAGTTAACAGAGCTGACCATGAAATCACTCAAAAGCTTAGTGGGTCTTCACAGGAAAAtgcataagtgctggaactagggatgctgcagcatcccctggcttgaagtggtttccataatatccagagtttacagtttggttcaatgggctctcagcacccccactgtaaaaattgttcctgCACCTGTGGGAAAGAGCAACAGTTCAGATATGTGTCGGGATTTTTCCAAACCTTTTAAGGTGTCATCAAAGATTCCTCCCTTCAGTCCTTTTTGGATTCCCATATAGCCACCAGGAGCTTTCTTCTTCATTCCCATTTTCTTTCTCCCCAAATCTCTCTGTTGCCCTTATAACCAAATCAGGAAACTCCAGCTTCAAAAACATCTGAAGCACAGTCCTTTGAAATAACAGGGTTGTTTAAGTGTATGATCACATGAACTTGGGGACATGCAAATAAA from Gopherus evgoodei ecotype Sinaloan lineage chromosome 2, rGopEvg1_v1.p, whole genome shotgun sequence includes:
- the FANCD2OS gene encoding FANCD2 opposite strand protein, which translates into the protein MAGGYQLWAPWSPLDESLQWLRGATPRPCTKHPFRAAPRGCCPQSAAADLEVQLCFQGLSLVLEPGAKGPGLPAGEPQRSAALRKPQAVRLSGLDSVFGRLVTAQPPRWTGSFRVSERSAFCQVISPRQRWPRGLREPQVRMAVAMCRQMLRAILLLYAAYKKCAFALQHSR